One stretch of Nocardia mangyaensis DNA includes these proteins:
- a CDS encoding 3-deoxy-7-phosphoheptulonate synthase, producing the protein MTTAADVDARHSDLDDQRTLSVSPLRSPAEVRLVHQITDELADTVRSGRKATVDVLNGDDDRLMVIVGPCSVHDPVAALDYARKLAAKAEELGDRLHVVMRVYFEKPRTTLGWKGLINDPHLDGSFDVNTGLGIGRKVLVDITALGLPVACEFLDPITPQYIADLVSYGAIGARTAASQVHRQLSSALSMPVGIKNGTDGDVQVAVDGVRAAAASHVFPGTDLDGRSALIRTSGNPDCHVILRGGSNGTNYDAASVAEAKLRLEKSSLAQRVVVDASHGNSNKDHNRQVDVVTDIADRLAAGEQGVVGVMLESFLVAGRQDLTLGKSAELTYGQSITDACIDWDTTAAQLDRLADAVAARRA; encoded by the coding sequence ATGACCACCGCAGCCGACGTCGACGCGCGGCATTCCGATCTCGATGATCAGCGCACCCTCAGCGTGAGCCCCCTGCGCTCGCCCGCCGAGGTCCGCTTGGTCCACCAGATCACCGACGAGCTGGCCGATACCGTGCGCTCCGGCCGCAAAGCCACCGTCGACGTGCTCAACGGCGACGACGACCGCCTCATGGTGATCGTCGGCCCGTGCTCGGTCCACGACCCGGTCGCCGCGCTGGACTACGCCCGCAAGCTGGCCGCCAAGGCCGAGGAGCTGGGCGACCGGCTGCACGTGGTGATGCGCGTGTACTTCGAGAAGCCGCGCACCACGCTGGGCTGGAAGGGTCTGATCAACGATCCGCACCTGGACGGCTCGTTCGACGTGAACACCGGCCTCGGCATCGGTCGCAAGGTGCTCGTCGACATCACCGCCCTCGGCCTACCGGTGGCGTGTGAGTTCCTCGACCCGATCACCCCGCAGTACATCGCGGACCTGGTCTCCTACGGCGCGATCGGCGCCCGCACCGCCGCCAGCCAGGTGCACCGCCAGCTGTCCTCGGCGCTGTCGATGCCGGTGGGCATCAAGAACGGCACCGACGGTGACGTGCAGGTCGCGGTCGACGGTGTGCGCGCCGCCGCCGCCAGCCACGTCTTCCCCGGCACCGACCTCGACGGCCGCTCCGCGCTGATCCGCACCTCGGGCAACCCCGACTGCCACGTCATCCTGCGCGGGGGCAGCAACGGCACCAACTACGACGCCGCCTCGGTCGCCGAGGCCAAGCTGCGGCTGGAGAAGTCTTCGCTGGCCCAGCGCGTCGTCGTCGACGCCAGCCACGGCAACTCCAACAAGGACCACAACCGTCAGGTCGACGTGGTCACCGACATCGCCGACCGCCTCGCCGCGGGCGAACAGGGCGTCGTCGGCGTGATGCTGGAGTCCTTCCTCGTCGCGGGCCGCCAAGACCTCACCCTCGGCAAGTCCGCTGAGCTGACCTACGGCCAATCCATCACCGACGCCTGCATCGACTGGGACACCACCGCTGCCCAGCTCGACCGCCTGGCCGACGCGGTGGCCGCGCGCCGCGCCTGA
- a CDS encoding ATP-dependent RNA helicase, protein MKLPELPDLPVRSALGEIVATLAARGVAVLVAPPGTGKTTLVPLALAAGTAGRVVVAEPRRLAARAAAARMASLLGERVGETVGYSVRGDRKVGPRTRIEVVTSGLLVRRLQQDPELSGVDTVMLDECHERHLDADLLLALLLDARAGLRPDLRVLATSATVAADRLAELLGAGMAGPSAQSPAGEAWGAEVVVSSADAGPFSARPESGDVAARLDGRSTAPLASAPPVGGARPDPDGSSATVSRPGRAPVLEVRGRTYPVEIGYLPALRRERIEAQVARATRHALSAGVGDVLVFLPGVGEINRTAGLLRDLDDVDVVVLHGRLGGGMQDLALRPGARRRVVLSTAIAESSLTVPGVRAVVDSGLSRVPRVDHRRGLSGLATVRVSAAVAEQRAGRAGREAPGQAWRCWPEYEHHTLPAYPEPEIRTAELTRLALELACWGTPDGSALAWWDAPPEGPLTLARTTLRTLGALDPTGHITPRGRAMAALGLHPRLARALLDGATRVGPKAAAEMVVLMDDDSLTTATDAAAALRALRAERPPRWTKEVQRLTRLVTEHLPSADPTPTSHPTLGPKTPERDSSNAPRDGTNRGRGATEDAAAARGAVPGASGASTGVGASRGGAAGGPGAVVARSAVSGAAGSAATAGAAVSGAAGAAGETAALLIALAQPERLARRRSAGSSTYLMAGGTAVTLPPGAGLAEAEWLAVAVADRDPGRAEGRIRLAAIADEELAREAAPGLVTQVEEVRWDSGDVVARRVERFGAITLSDKPLREPDRALLAEAVRQGLRTDGLDLLRWDADARTLRQRLDFLHRALGAPWPAVDDDALLADLDAWLGPELSTARRRRDLTRIDAGTALRRLLPWPEATRLDELAPERLEVPSGSRIRLDYSADQPILAVKVQEILGWTAPPALADGRAHLVLHLLSPAQRPVAVTADLPSFWRTGWSQVRADLRGRYPKHAWPEDPTTVIPHRGTARRAQLDK, encoded by the coding sequence ATGAAACTGCCTGAACTTCCCGATCTGCCGGTGCGGTCCGCGCTGGGGGAGATCGTCGCGACGCTGGCCGCGCGGGGTGTCGCCGTGCTGGTCGCGCCGCCGGGGACCGGGAAGACGACGCTGGTGCCGCTGGCGTTGGCGGCCGGAACGGCGGGGCGGGTCGTCGTGGCCGAACCACGGCGGTTGGCCGCGCGGGCGGCGGCGGCGCGGATGGCCTCGTTGCTGGGGGAGCGGGTCGGGGAGACCGTCGGATACTCCGTGCGCGGGGACCGGAAGGTGGGCCCGCGAACGCGGATCGAGGTGGTGACCTCCGGCCTGCTGGTACGGCGGCTGCAGCAGGACCCGGAGCTGTCCGGCGTCGACACCGTCATGCTCGACGAATGCCACGAGCGTCACCTCGACGCCGACCTCCTGCTGGCACTGCTGCTCGACGCCCGCGCAGGACTCCGCCCGGACCTGCGCGTCCTCGCCACCTCCGCGACGGTCGCTGCGGACCGCCTGGCGGAGTTGCTGGGCGCGGGGATGGCCGGGCCGTCCGCGCAATCGCCCGCCGGGGAGGCTTGGGGCGCGGAGGTGGTGGTGTCATCCGCCGACGCGGGACCGTTTTCGGCGCGGCCGGAATCCGGTGACGTCGCGGCGCGGCTGGACGGGCGATCGACGGCGCCGTTGGCGTCGGCACCACCTGTCGGCGGGGCTCGGCCGGACCCCGACGGGAGCTCCGCGACGGTGTCACGCCCAGGGCGTGCACCGGTTCTCGAAGTGCGGGGGAGAACCTATCCGGTCGAGATCGGGTATCTGCCCGCGCTGCGCCGGGAGCGGATCGAAGCGCAGGTCGCGCGGGCGACCCGGCACGCACTGTCGGCTGGTGTCGGGGACGTGCTGGTCTTTCTGCCCGGCGTCGGCGAGATCAACCGCACCGCGGGACTTCTGCGCGATCTCGACGATGTGGACGTGGTCGTGTTGCACGGCAGGCTCGGGGGCGGCATGCAGGATCTCGCCTTGCGTCCGGGTGCGCGCCGCCGCGTCGTCTTGTCCACGGCGATAGCCGAATCCAGCCTGACCGTGCCCGGTGTGCGCGCGGTCGTCGACTCCGGGCTTTCCCGTGTGCCCCGCGTCGACCATCGCCGCGGTCTGTCCGGCCTTGCGACAGTGCGGGTTTCGGCCGCGGTCGCCGAGCAGCGCGCGGGCCGGGCGGGCCGTGAAGCCCCCGGTCAGGCGTGGCGCTGCTGGCCCGAATACGAACACCACACCCTGCCCGCCTATCCCGAGCCGGAGATCCGCACCGCCGAATTGACCCGCCTCGCCTTGGAATTGGCCTGCTGGGGCACTCCCGACGGCTCCGCTCTCGCCTGGTGGGACGCCCCGCCGGAGGGGCCGCTCACTCTCGCCCGCACCACCCTGCGCACCCTCGGCGCTCTCGACCCCACCGGCCACATCACCCCCCGCGGCCGCGCCATGGCTGCCCTCGGCTTGCACCCCCGATTGGCCCGCGCCCTCCTCGACGGCGCCACCCGTGTCGGCCCGAAAGCCGCCGCCGAAATGGTCGTCCTCATGGACGACGACTCCCTCACCACCGCCACCGACGCCGCAGCTGCCCTCCGCGCCCTGCGCGCCGAACGCCCACCCCGCTGGACCAAAGAGGTCCAACGCCTGACCCGCCTGGTCACCGAACACCTCCCGTCGGCAGACCCCACGCCCACCTCACACCCGACCCTCGGCCCGAAGACCCCGGAACGCGATTCTTCGAACGCACCGCGCGACGGCACGAATCGCGGCCGAGGTGCGACCGAGGATGCCGCCGCGGCGCGTGGTGCTGTACCCGGCGCATCGGGTGCTTCCACGGGTGTTGGTGCTTCGCGGGGTGGCGCGGCCGGAGGTCCGGGCGCCGTAGTGGCGCGGAGTGCTGTGTCAGGTGCGGCCGGGAGTGCCGCTACAGCGGGTGCTGCTGTGTCCGGTGCGGCGGGTGCGGCAGGGGAAACCGCCGCGTTGTTGATCGCCTTGGCGCAGCCGGAACGGTTGGCGCGCAGGCGATCGGCGGGGTCGTCGACGTATCTCATGGCAGGGGGAACCGCGGTGACCTTGCCGCCGGGTGCTGGTCTCGCTGAGGCGGAATGGCTGGCGGTGGCGGTGGCCGATCGCGATCCGGGGCGGGCGGAGGGGCGAATTCGGTTGGCGGCCATCGCTGATGAGGAGCTGGCCAGGGAAGCCGCGCCGGGGTTGGTGACGCAGGTCGAGGAGGTGCGGTGGGACAGTGGCGATGTGGTCGCACGCCGGGTGGAGCGATTCGGCGCGATCACGCTGTCGGACAAGCCGCTACGCGAACCGGATCGGGCGCTGCTCGCCGAGGCGGTGCGGCAGGGCCTGCGTACCGACGGCCTCGACCTGCTGCGCTGGGATGCCGACGCGCGCACCCTGCGTCAACGTCTCGACTTCCTCCACCGCGCCCTCGGCGCGCCATGGCCCGCCGTCGACGACGACGCCCTGCTCGCCGACCTCGACGCCTGGCTCGGCCCCGAACTGTCCACCGCCCGCCGCCGTCGCGACCTCACGCGCATCGATGCGGGCACCGCCCTGCGCCGTCTGCTCCCGTGGCCGGAAGCCACCCGCCTCGACGAACTCGCCCCCGAACGCCTGGAAGTACCCTCCGGCAGCCGCATCCGCCTCGACTACTCCGCCGACCAGCCGATCCTCGCGGTCAAGGTGCAGGAGATCCTCGGCTGGACCGCGCCACCCGCCCTCGCCGACGGCCGCGCCCACCTCGTCCTCCACCTGCTGTCCCCGGCCCAGCGCCCCGTCGCCGTCACCGCCGACCTCCCCTCCTTCTGGCGCACCGGCTGGTCCCAGGTTCGCGCCGACCTGCGCGGCCGCTACCCCAAACACGCCTGGCCCGAAGACCCCACCACCGTCATCCCACACCGTGGCACCGCCCGCCGCGCCCAGCTGGACAAGTGA
- a CDS encoding class I SAM-dependent methyltransferase, which produces MSDDMRFDWLADLMGVRPGDQVLELGPGPGASLGRVAARLSTGRVVGLDRSAAALTRARARCPDELAAGKIRLVEGAIGSIRPDRLLGELDRGADGFDLIFAVNVNVFWTKPAHAEWNLIRDCLSPTGRVWLCYGYGAPTAPSTSPKPTPAELTHQLTTAGFRPILSAAGDLLAARAA; this is translated from the coding sequence ATGTCCGATGACATGCGGTTCGACTGGCTGGCCGATCTCATGGGTGTGCGCCCGGGTGACCAGGTGCTCGAGTTGGGGCCTGGACCAGGGGCCTCACTCGGGCGGGTGGCGGCACGGTTGAGTACGGGCCGTGTCGTCGGCCTCGACCGCTCCGCGGCCGCGCTGACTCGCGCCCGCGCGCGCTGTCCCGATGAGCTGGCCGCCGGCAAGATCCGGCTCGTCGAGGGCGCGATCGGCTCGATCCGGCCGGATCGGCTGCTGGGCGAACTCGATCGCGGCGCCGACGGGTTCGATCTGATCTTCGCGGTGAACGTCAACGTCTTCTGGACCAAACCCGCCCACGCCGAATGGAACCTGATCCGCGACTGTCTCTCCCCCACCGGCCGGGTCTGGCTCTGCTATGGCTACGGCGCCCCGACCGCCCCCTCCACCAGCCCCAAACCCACCCCCGCCGAACTCACCCACCAGCTCACCACCGCCGGCTTCCGCCCCATCCTCAGCGCCGCGGGCGATCTCCTCGCCGCCCGTGCCGCCTGA
- a CDS encoding GNAT family N-acetyltransferase codes for MYEHTLTDGTVWLTRPTGADIDRIVECCQDPEVQRWVTIPVPYHRSDAESFLDKAVAPGWAGDTPVWAVRTAEDGQVEGMIGLHDRGADMCEIGFWLTPEHRGRGLMSRAVALVCDFGFAPDGLALARIAWRAFVGNHPSAAVARRNGFQYEGLARSASVQRGVRVDEWRAARLPTDPPGPADWPQHVLPG; via the coding sequence ATGTACGAGCACACGCTCACCGACGGCACGGTCTGGCTCACCCGCCCGACCGGCGCCGACATCGACCGCATCGTCGAGTGCTGCCAGGACCCCGAGGTGCAGCGCTGGGTGACCATCCCCGTCCCGTACCACCGGTCAGACGCCGAGTCGTTCCTCGACAAGGCCGTGGCACCCGGTTGGGCGGGCGATACACCGGTTTGGGCCGTCCGCACCGCCGAGGACGGCCAGGTAGAAGGCATGATCGGGCTCCACGACCGTGGAGCCGACATGTGCGAGATCGGCTTCTGGCTCACTCCCGAGCACCGTGGTCGAGGCCTGATGTCGCGCGCCGTCGCCCTGGTCTGCGATTTCGGCTTCGCCCCCGATGGCCTCGCGCTGGCCCGCATCGCCTGGCGCGCGTTCGTCGGCAACCACCCATCCGCCGCAGTCGCCCGCCGCAACGGCTTCCAGTACGAGGGTCTCGCCCGCTCCGCCAGTGTCCAGCGCGGCGTCCGCGTCGACGAATGGCGCGCCGCCCGCCTCCCCACCGATCCACCGGGACCCGCCGACTGGCCGCAACACGTCCTCCCGGGCTGA
- the sigJ gene encoding RNA polymerase sigma factor SigJ: MVSLFLADLFESHRAHLLSVAYRLTGSVGDAEDAVQESWLRMAGVHQSEIEDLRAWLTAVVGRICLDHLRSAAVRREAYVGQWLPEPIVSAAVPSRTPDPLDVVVRNQDSRMAAMVVLDALTPQQRVALVLHDGLSVPFDEIAEILGVTADAARQLAVRARATAARAPEPVDDEVHDAAVRRFLAALATGDVAAVAATLHPDATFTADAGGTTKTALDVVVGAEKIARLALGLWRAHERDQVLELGFAVVNGQTGLVLTDPNSPFGRPVRVLGFVVKDQKIWATYDFANVLKLSGARLR; the protein is encoded by the coding sequence ATGGTTTCCCTTTTTCTCGCCGACCTGTTCGAATCGCATCGAGCTCATCTGCTTTCGGTCGCCTACCGGCTCACCGGAAGTGTCGGCGACGCCGAGGACGCGGTGCAGGAGAGCTGGCTGCGCATGGCGGGGGTGCACCAGTCCGAGATCGAGGACCTGCGCGCCTGGCTCACCGCGGTGGTCGGCCGGATCTGCCTCGACCACCTGCGCAGCGCGGCGGTTCGCCGGGAAGCCTATGTGGGGCAGTGGCTTCCGGAGCCGATCGTCAGCGCTGCCGTGCCCTCGCGCACTCCCGACCCACTCGATGTGGTGGTGCGCAACCAGGACAGCCGGATGGCGGCGATGGTGGTGCTCGACGCGCTCACCCCGCAGCAGCGAGTCGCGCTGGTCCTGCACGACGGCCTGTCGGTGCCGTTCGACGAGATCGCCGAGATCCTGGGCGTCACCGCCGATGCCGCACGGCAATTGGCGGTGCGAGCCCGCGCGACGGCGGCCCGCGCGCCGGAACCGGTCGACGACGAGGTGCACGACGCGGCGGTGCGGCGGTTCCTCGCGGCCCTGGCCACCGGCGATGTCGCAGCGGTGGCGGCCACCCTGCATCCGGACGCCACCTTCACCGCCGACGCGGGCGGTACCACCAAGACGGCGCTCGATGTCGTTGTGGGAGCGGAGAAGATCGCGCGGCTCGCGCTGGGACTGTGGCGTGCACACGAGCGGGACCAGGTGCTGGAGCTGGGTTTCGCGGTGGTCAACGGGCAAACGGGACTGGTGCTCACCGACCCGAATTCGCCCTTCGGGCGGCCGGTGCGCGTGCTCGGCTTCGTGGTCAAGGATCAAAAGATCTGGGCGACTTACGATTTCGCCAACGTTCTGAAATTGTCGGGCGCGCGGTTACGTTGA
- a CDS encoding pyridoxal phosphate-dependent aminotransferase → MPPVPPTVARLRPFGSTIFAEMTELAVRHDAVNLGQGFPDTDGPAGMLEVARAAIADGLNQYPPGRGMPVLRAAIARDRARRYGTVYDPATEVLVTVGATEAISAAVLGLVEPDQEVVLIEPYYDSYAAAVALAGARRRTARLVPDGARFVLDLDSLRAAITPKTRMLVINSPHNPTGSVLDRADLTAIADLARERDLLVLADEVYEHLVYDGTEHISISTLPGMRDRTVVVSSAAKTFNVTGWKIGWACAPAPLLDGVLAAKQFLTFVGGGPFQPAVAHAITDEHDWIRELRDSLSDKRLRLSAALRDTGFGVCASSGGYFVCADIRPLGAEDGMAFCRELPARSGVAAVPISVFADHADDWKHLVRFTFSKRDETIDEGVRRLRAGITLPDPTSPAQVDGGQMGAQGDIG, encoded by the coding sequence ATGCCGCCTGTGCCGCCCACTGTCGCCCGCCTGCGCCCGTTCGGATCGACCATCTTCGCCGAGATGACCGAACTGGCCGTCCGCCACGACGCGGTGAATCTGGGCCAGGGATTTCCCGACACCGACGGACCGGCGGGCATGCTCGAGGTGGCCCGCGCCGCCATCGCCGACGGGCTCAACCAGTACCCGCCGGGGCGCGGCATGCCGGTGCTGCGCGCCGCGATCGCGCGGGACCGGGCCCGTCGCTACGGCACCGTCTACGACCCGGCGACCGAGGTGCTGGTGACCGTCGGCGCCACCGAGGCGATCAGCGCCGCCGTGCTCGGCCTGGTCGAACCGGACCAGGAGGTGGTGCTGATCGAGCCGTACTACGACTCCTACGCCGCCGCCGTCGCGCTGGCCGGTGCGCGGCGGCGCACCGCGCGCCTGGTGCCCGACGGTGCTCGCTTCGTCCTCGATCTGGACAGTCTGCGGGCCGCGATCACCCCGAAAACCCGTATGCTGGTGATCAATTCGCCGCACAACCCCACCGGCTCGGTGCTCGATCGCGCGGATCTCACCGCCATCGCCGACCTGGCTCGTGAACGCGATCTGCTGGTGCTGGCCGACGAGGTGTACGAGCACCTCGTCTACGACGGCACCGAGCACATCAGCATCTCCACGCTGCCGGGTATGCGGGATCGCACGGTCGTGGTCTCCAGTGCCGCGAAGACTTTCAATGTCACCGGCTGGAAGATCGGCTGGGCGTGCGCACCCGCGCCGCTGCTCGACGGCGTACTCGCGGCCAAGCAGTTCCTCACCTTCGTCGGCGGCGGTCCGTTCCAGCCCGCCGTCGCCCACGCGATCACCGATGAGCACGACTGGATCCGCGAGCTGCGTGACAGCCTCTCCGACAAGCGGCTACGCCTCTCGGCCGCGTTGCGCGACACGGGTTTCGGCGTCTGCGCCAGCTCCGGCGGCTACTTCGTCTGCGCCGACATCCGCCCACTCGGCGCCGAGGACGGCATGGCGTTCTGCCGCGAACTACCCGCTCGATCGGGTGTCGCCGCCGTCCCGATCAGCGTCTTCGCCGACCATGCCGACGACTGGAAACACCTGGTGCGCTTCACCTTCAGCAAGCGCGACGAGACCATCGACGAGGGCGTCCGTCGCCTCCGTGCGGGAATCACGCTGCCCGACCCCACATCACCCGCCCAGGTGGACGGTGGACAAATGGGCGCTCAGGGAGATATCGGCTGA
- a CDS encoding trimeric intracellular cation channel family protein, with protein sequence MGVIAFAASGALAAVRKRLDLFGMAVLACATALGGGIVRDLLIGRTPPAAFTNLTYLYAALITALILYFIAPSRRLTKGPLEVADAIGLGLFCVTGTVIAYHAGLAAPTAALLGMTTAIGGGVLRDVLTGEVPSVLRPDQDLYAIPALFGAAATATLLHFDLYRAWTGLLAAAGAIGFRLLARHYQWHAPLARHARD encoded by the coding sequence ATGGGGGTGATCGCGTTCGCGGCCTCGGGAGCGCTGGCCGCGGTACGCAAGCGGCTGGACCTGTTCGGGATGGCGGTGCTGGCGTGCGCGACGGCGCTCGGCGGGGGCATCGTGCGCGATCTGTTGATCGGGCGAACCCCACCGGCGGCGTTCACGAATCTGACCTACCTGTACGCCGCGCTGATCACCGCGCTCATTCTCTACTTCATCGCACCCTCACGCCGCCTCACCAAGGGGCCGCTCGAGGTCGCCGACGCCATCGGGCTCGGCCTGTTCTGCGTCACCGGCACGGTGATCGCCTACCACGCCGGGCTCGCCGCCCCCACCGCCGCGCTACTCGGCATGACCACCGCCATCGGCGGCGGCGTCCTGCGCGACGTCCTCACCGGCGAAGTGCCCTCCGTCCTGCGACCCGACCAGGACCTCTACGCCATCCCCGCCCTCTTCGGCGCCGCCGCCACCGCCACCCTCCTGCACTTCGACCTCTATCGAGCCTGGACCGGCCTGCTGGCCGCCGCAGGGGCCATCGGCTTCCGACTCCTGGCTCGCCACTATCAATGGCATGCCCCCCTCGCCCGCCACGCCCGCGACTGA
- a CDS encoding LysE family translocator, whose amino-acid sequence MVLTPGPNMMYLVSRTVAQGRRAGMVSLAGVAAGFGVYLVAATVGITAVFAVVPGLYTAVKLAGAAYLLWLAWQAIRPGGISVFAPAELPHDPTRRLFTMGLVTNLLNPKIAIMYMALIPQFVDPSMGALWLQSLSLGAVQITVALTVNALIVLGAAGLAAFLTARPLWLRTQRYLMGTALGAIAVLVATDRTRPVPA is encoded by the coding sequence ATGGTGCTGACGCCGGGGCCGAACATGATGTATCTGGTGTCGCGGACCGTCGCGCAGGGGCGCCGGGCGGGAATGGTGTCGCTGGCCGGGGTCGCGGCCGGGTTCGGGGTCTACCTCGTGGCGGCGACCGTGGGGATCACGGCGGTGTTCGCGGTGGTGCCGGGGCTGTACACGGCGGTGAAGCTGGCGGGTGCGGCGTACCTGCTGTGGCTGGCCTGGCAGGCGATCCGGCCGGGCGGGATCTCGGTGTTCGCCCCCGCCGAACTGCCGCACGACCCGACGCGGCGCCTGTTCACCATGGGCTTGGTGACCAATCTGCTCAACCCCAAGATCGCGATCATGTACATGGCGCTGATCCCTCAGTTCGTCGACCCGTCGATGGGCGCGCTCTGGTTGCAGAGCCTGTCGCTGGGGGCCGTGCAGATCACCGTCGCGCTCACCGTCAACGCCCTCATCGTCCTCGGCGCTGCGGGACTGGCCGCCTTCCTCACCGCCCGCCCCCTCTGGCTGCGCACCCAGCGCTACCTCATGGGCACCGCCCTCGGCGCCATCGCGGTCCTGGTGGCCACCGACCGCACCCGCCCCGTCCCCGCCTAG
- a CDS encoding DNA repair helicase XPB: MTDGPLIVQSDKTLLLEVDHELAGTARQAIAPFAELERAPEHVHTYRITPLALWNARAAGHDAEQVVDALVNFSRYAVPQPLLVDIVDTMGRYGRLQLVKHPAHGLCLVSLDRAVLEEVLRHKKIAPMLGARLDDDTVIVHASERGHIKQMLLKIGWPAEDLAGYVDGEAHDIGLDYSEGKWHLRDYQEMATDSFWAGGSGVVVLPCGAGKTMVGAAAMAKAKATTLILVTNTVAGRQWRRELLARTTLTEDEIGEYSGERKEIRPVTIATYQVITRKSKGEYKHLELFDSRDWGLVIYDEVHLLPAPVFRMTADLQSRRRLGLTATLVREDGREGDVFSLIGPKRYDAPWKDIEAQGWIAPADCVEVRVTLTDAERMAYATAEPEERYKLCSTARTKIPVVESILARHPGAPTLVIGAYLDQLEELGIDLNAPVITGATKNRERESLFDAFRSGEIPVLVVSKVANFSIDLPEASVAVQVSGTFGSRQEEAQRLGRLLRPKQDGGQAHFYSVVARDTLDAEYAAHRQRFLAEQGYAYRITDADDLLGPPIGDGV, from the coding sequence GTGACCGACGGTCCTTTGATCGTGCAGAGCGACAAGACCCTGCTGCTCGAGGTCGACCACGAGCTGGCAGGCACCGCGCGCCAGGCCATCGCGCCGTTCGCGGAGCTGGAGCGCGCGCCCGAACATGTGCACACCTACCGCATCACCCCGCTCGCGCTGTGGAACGCCCGCGCGGCGGGCCACGACGCCGAGCAGGTGGTTGACGCGCTGGTGAACTTCTCCCGCTACGCGGTGCCACAGCCGCTGCTGGTCGACATCGTCGACACGATGGGCCGCTACGGCCGGTTGCAGCTGGTCAAGCATCCCGCGCACGGCCTGTGCCTGGTGAGCTTGGACCGCGCGGTGCTCGAGGAGGTGCTGCGGCACAAGAAGATCGCGCCGATGCTGGGCGCGCGCCTCGACGACGACACGGTGATCGTGCACGCGTCCGAGCGCGGCCACATCAAGCAGATGCTGCTGAAGATCGGCTGGCCCGCCGAGGACCTGGCCGGCTACGTCGATGGTGAGGCCCACGACATCGGCCTCGACTACTCCGAGGGCAAGTGGCACCTGCGCGACTACCAGGAGATGGCCACCGACTCGTTCTGGGCGGGCGGTTCGGGTGTGGTGGTGTTGCCGTGTGGTGCGGGCAAGACGATGGTCGGCGCCGCCGCGATGGCCAAGGCCAAGGCCACCACGCTGATCCTGGTCACCAATACCGTGGCGGGCAGGCAGTGGCGGCGCGAGCTGCTGGCGCGTACCACGCTGACCGAGGACGAGATCGGCGAGTACTCCGGCGAGCGCAAGGAGATCCGCCCGGTCACCATCGCCACCTACCAGGTGATCACCCGCAAGTCGAAGGGTGAGTACAAGCACCTCGAGCTGTTCGACAGCCGCGACTGGGGCCTGGTGATCTACGACGAGGTGCACCTGCTGCCCGCGCCGGTCTTCCGGATGACCGCCGACCTGCAGTCCCGGCGTCGCCTGGGCCTCACCGCCACCCTCGTGCGCGAGGACGGTCGCGAGGGTGACGTGTTCTCGCTGATCGGCCCCAAGCGCTACGACGCGCCGTGGAAGGACATCGAGGCGCAGGGCTGGATCGCCCCCGCCGACTGTGTCGAGGTGCGGGTCACGCTCACCGACGCCGAACGGATGGCCTACGCCACGGCCGAACCGGAGGAGCGCTACAAACTGTGCTCGACCGCGCGTACCAAGATCCCGGTGGTCGAGTCCATCCTGGCCCGCCATCCCGGCGCGCCGACCCTGGTGATCGGCGCCTATCTCGACCAGCTCGAGGAGCTCGGCATCGACTTGAACGCCCCCGTGATCACCGGCGCCACCAAGAACCGCGAGCGCGAGTCGCTGTTCGACGCGTTCCGCTCCGGGGAGATCCCGGTGCTGGTGGTGAGCAAGGTGGCCAACTTCTCCATCGACCTGCCGGAAGCCTCGGTGGCGGTGCAGGTTTCGGGAACCTTCGGGTCGCGGCAGGAGGAGGCCCAGCGCCTCGGCCGGCTGTTGCGCCCGAAACAGGATGGGGGACAGGCGCATTTCTACTCGGTGGTCGCACGCGACACCCTCGACGCCGAGTACGCCGCGCATCGTCAGCGGTTCCTGGCCGAACAGGGGTACGCCTACCGCATCACCGATGCCGACGATCTGCTCGGCCCGCCCATCGGCGACGGGGTATGA